From a single Apostichopus japonicus isolate 1M-3 chromosome 12, ASM3797524v1, whole genome shotgun sequence genomic region:
- the LOC139977941 gene encoding fibroblast growth factor receptor 2-like: MKMGNIYNRWLGTVNLPSRSNTCVVITSITEIVWRTNEIHWEAFLRNCLQLPESKNLTKIEAISIESNNLYLMSEHIACETLHCLLTREAAAERNDHCRRSLSDIIKHVTGLLEGMHIINTYGFLHPGLTTRKLLVTTAGQLKLYDFCLAGDASKVATLQRSKMFSATLNQFPPEMLISSVYTESSDVWSVAVTIWEIMSAGISPFPDDTEITSHKELFEPSFPWPEKYFQIKNKILYN; the protein is encoded by the exons ATGAAGATGGGGAACATATACAACAGGTGGTTGGGGACCGTCAATCTCCCTAGTAGATCCAACACTTGTGTTGTAATAACAAGCATCACAG AAATAGTTTGGAGAACGAACGAAATCCATTGGGAAGCATTTCTGAGAAATTGTCTTCAATTGCCGGAATCGAAGAATCTTACGAAAATCGAAGCAATATCTATTGAAAGTA ATAACTTGTATCTCATGAGCGAGCATATTGCATGTGAAACTTTACATTGTTTGTTGACTCGAGAAGCAGCAGCAGAAAGGAATGACCATTGTCGCAGGTCTTTGTCTGACATTATTAAACACGTCACTGGTCTTTTGGAAGGGATGCATATCATAAATACGTATGGG TTTCTCCATCCCGGCTTAACGACCAGAAAACTTTTGGTCACCACAGCTGGACAACTTAAATTGTACGATTTCTGTCTCGCTGGCGACGCATCCAAAGTAGCTACGCTGCAGAGATCAAAG ATGTTTTCAGCAACTTTGAATCAATTTCCACCAGAAATGTTGATTTCCAGCGTATACACAGAGTCAAGTGATGTGTGGTCTGTAGCAGTAACGATATGGGAAATCATGTCCGCTg GAATCTCACCTTTCCCTGATGATACAGAAATTACGTCGCATAAAGAATTGTTCGAACCATCATTCCCATGGCCAGAGAAATATTTCCAGATAAA AAATAAAATCCTGTACAATTGA